A single window of Pseudophryne corroboree isolate aPseCor3 chromosome 5, aPseCor3.hap2, whole genome shotgun sequence DNA harbors:
- the LOC134928626 gene encoding E3 ubiquitin-protein ligase TRIM39-like, translating into MASADLRQELDCSICLSIYTDPVTLRCGHNFCRVCIDRVLDTQEGAGVYTCPDCRAESQERPALIRNIPLCNILGRFLSTRPDQEETGILCTYCIHSPVPAAKSCLHCEASLCDNHLRVHSKSPEHVLCDPTTALGNRKCSVHKKILEYYCTEDSVCICVSCRLDGEHRGHLVEMLDEASEKKKEKLRDVLQKLTTKRAETENRVQSLQECRREDQRKAAGVIETVTALFRDIRRQLEDLEKRVLSEISRQEQHVSLSVSDLIQQLEIKKDELSGKMRHIEELCNMGDPVTVLQEPDTGDLCDTEDTERHDTQVRGAGDLDVGLISGTLHTLSDIITGINTGIYVQEATDILLDVTTAGDYIQISGDRKTASWSHINQNHPVTPERFQSYPQVISSRRFSSGRHYWEVDVSKSVWWMVGMCYPSIDRRREQSCIGYNNKSWCLYRCNNQYSVIHDSTQIQLFDNIPCDRVRVYLDYEAGQLSFYSLCDPIRHLHTYTAALTEPIHAALFIWDGCITICEGVRSREKLP; encoded by the coding sequence atggcgtctgctgatctgagacaggagctggactgttccatctgcctgagcatttatacagaccctgtaaccctgagatgtggccacaacttctgccgggtctgtattgatcgtgtgctggatacacaggagggggctggagtatatacctgtcctgactgcagagcaGAGAGTCAGGAGCGTCCTGCACTGATACGGAACATTCCTCTGTGTAACATACTGGGGAGGTTCCTGTCTACTCGCCCTgatcaggaggagactgggatcCTCTGCACTTACTGTATTcactctcctgtacctgctgctaaatcctgtctgcattgtgaggcttctctgtgtgataatcacctgagagtacacagcaagtcaCCAGAGCACGTCTTATGTGACCCCACcactgccctggggaacaggaaatgctccgtccataagaagatcctggagtattactgcactgaggactctgtctGTATCTGTGTGTCCTGCAGGCTGGATGGAGAACATCGGGGACACCTGGTGGAGATGTTGGATGAGGCctctgagaagaagaaggagaagctgaGAGATGTTCTGCAGAAACTGACCACAAAGAGGGCGGAGACTGAGAATAGAGTGCAGAGTCTGCAGGAGTGCAGGAGAGAAGATCAGAGAAAAGCAGCTGGTGTAATAGAGACAGTCACTGccctgtttagagacatcaggagacagctggaagacctggagaagagagtcctgagtgagatctccaggcaggaacagcacgtttcactctcagtctctgatctgatccagcagctggaaataaagaaggacgagctgtccgggaagatgcgtcacattgaggagctgtgtaacatgggtgatccagtgactgtcttacaggaaccagacacaggggacttgtgtgacactgaggacacagagagacatgatacccaggtccgtggtgcaggagatctggatgtgggtctcatctcagggacattacacacattatctgatataataacaggtataaatacagggatctatgtgcaggaagctacagacatattactggatgtaaccacagctggtgattATATACAGATATCAGGTGACAGGAAAACCGCATCATGGTCACATATAAACCAGAATCACCCAGTAACACCAGAGAGATTTCAGAGTTATCCTCAGGTAATAAGCAGCAGGAGAttctcctcagggcgacattactgggaggtggatgtcagTAAGTCAGTGTGGTGGATGGTGGGGATGTGTTATCCCAGTATAGACAGGAGAAGAGAGCAGTCATGCATTGGATATAATAACAAGTCCTGGTGTTTGTATAGGTGTAATAATCAGTACTCAGTGATACATGACAGTACACAGATCCAATTATTTGACAATATCCCCTGTGACAGAGTGAGGGTATATCTAGATTATGAGGCAGGACAACTGTCCTTTTATTCTctgtgtgaccccatcagacacttacacacctacACTGCCGCCCTCACTGAGCCCATCCATGCTGCATTATTTATATGGGATGGGTGTATAACTATATGTGAGGGAGTCAGGAGCCGGGAGAAATTACCATAA